From the genome of Brevibacterium sp. JSBI002, one region includes:
- a CDS encoding ferritin-like domain-containing protein produces MPDSVPLAGNDAATLALLAFGELTGFERMATNATTAADLDDKVILARLASQSFANFEQLSQHIDQMGQDVIELCQHFEPTFSTLAERTRPRDWYESLMKGFVFDGIMNDFYRTAVDELAEPGYSLAIAILDDTRASEYARNRLTSEVAVDTQLASRLALWGRKLVAETLGRARSLLTDPFLGLDEDLVVELIPSVTSNHSKRMSALGLVA; encoded by the coding sequence GCGAGCTGACCGGTTTCGAACGTATGGCCACAAACGCGACGACCGCAGCGGATCTGGATGACAAGGTCATCCTGGCGCGGCTGGCCTCTCAGTCATTCGCGAACTTCGAACAGCTCTCACAGCACATCGATCAGATGGGCCAGGATGTGATCGAGCTCTGTCAGCATTTCGAACCGACCTTCAGCACTCTGGCTGAAAGGACTCGTCCTCGCGACTGGTACGAAAGCCTCATGAAGGGATTCGTCTTCGACGGAATCATGAATGATTTCTACCGCACGGCGGTGGACGAACTCGCGGAGCCCGGATACAGCCTGGCTATTGCAATTCTCGATGATACACGTGCCAGCGAATATGCGCGCAATCGTCTGACATCCGAAGTGGCCGTCGACACACAGCTGGCCTCGCGGCTGGCCCTGTGGGGCCGCAAGCTCGTCGCCGAGACCCTGGGGCGGGCTCGCAGTCTGCTCACCGATCCGTTCCTCGGCCTCGACGAAGATCTCGTCGTCGAACTGATCCCGTCGGTGACGTCGAATCACTCGAAGCGGATGTCGGCGCTCGGTCTCGTCGCCTGA
- a CDS encoding DUF3107 domain-containing protein produces the protein MEIKIGVKQTQREITLETDEDAKTLAARVEEKIQSDGLLTFTDTKGRQVYVPSASLGYLEIGAETSRRVGFSA, from the coding sequence ATGGAAATCAAGATCGGCGTCAAGCAGACTCAGCGCGAGATCACCCTCGAAACGGACGAAGATGCGAAGACTCTCGCCGCCCGCGTCGAAGAGAAGATCCAGTCCGACGGGCTGCTGACCTTCACCGATACGAAGGGCCGTCAGGTCTACGTTCCCTCCGCCTCGCTCGGCTACCTCGAAATCGGTGCTGAGACTTCACGTCGCGTGGGCTTCAGCGCCTGA